The region TCTATCAACATCTGAATCTGCAACAAAAGAAAATTCAGCCTTCCACATAGGTAATATACGATCATCATTGATCAAACAACAAAAACCCATAAGCCGTCATTGCCTGCTTTTGTGAACTGATGTACAAGCTTTTGTAGCTGATATCAGGAGAAGGGACCGCCATTGCATCTCGTTTACAAACCTACCAACAACCAGATTCATTAATAAAGGAAATTCATGGAGATTGGTAGCTCAAACAAACTTATGCAACCTTAAACTTCAAATAATCGACAGCTTCAACAAGATAGTCGACTTTCTCTTCCAGGCTTCCTCCGTGCGCATCTGGAGGATTGCTACCTGGCTGAACCTCTTGTTCCTGTTCCTCTTCAACAAGCAGATTGCCAACTGGCTGAACCTCAGGTTCTTGTTCCTTTTCCTCTTCAACAAGATCAACATGCTCTGGAACATGTTCCAACTCAGGGCTATTAGTAGATGGGGTCAAACTCTTAATACGAGATGATCGTCTCACAACCACAGTCCGGGCCCTTGAATTCTTCTCCACATTCATAGCCTCCTTAGCTTGCGGAAGCAGTTTCTCCACACCGGTTTTTGTTTCTGAACTAGCATTGGAGGCTTTATCCTACCATACAATTATAATACATTCAACTTCTAGTTTGAGAACTTTCAAATGTTCCATCTCTCTCAAAGATATGCAATCTCtctcatacacacacacacacacacatgcatTTACAACAATACCATATTTGCAACATAACTACAAACTTTTGCTTTCTTGTGCCTACTTGGCTGAATATGCCTTGTTTTCTTGATAAAAGTGGTGACATAGATAACAAAGAATGAAAACATcaaataaatgcggaacaagAACCCCAAGAgaaaaaacatactccctccgtctcgttAGTGTTGGATCATATTCCTTGTCCCATTAAAGTTgggtcatttcatttttttgttaaaacaaaacacacttcattacttttactttattctctctcttagtcTAGTATCTAACTCTCTCCTACTTGATTACTCCTCATCTCTTAATTTATTATACTCTCACAACTCTCCTATTTCATtctatattttactttattctcactcTACTTAAatcattgaatatttatttcttaagaAATGCTCCAACACTAATGAGacacggagggagtactacaacGCTTATCCTCTAACAATCAAGTCATTTTCGGCCATCAATTAAACACCAAACATGGACAGAATGTCATCAAGCCACAAACCAACAAACATCAGcgttcataaaaaaaaaactaaccaaTTAAAAATAGCTTAACAAGTAATAACCATGATGCATGAAGCataaatagagaataaaatagtaAGTTAACATGCATAGAAAGAAAGGGGGAAAAGAGAAATGTTAAACCTGCTTAGCAGCATCATCACGTAACTGGAAAGAGACCGTCATTTTCTTTCTACCCATTCTCCTTCAGTTTGAAACACAAACTAGGGCAGAATGAACAGCACCCCCTTGTGTATGGTGGTGGAGGTCTGGTTTTTTTCAAGTGTTTTAGTTTCTCAATAAACGAATAGTGGCGGTGCGTTCAATCCTGGCCGTCCATTTGGGTCCCACACTGCAATTTGGCTCGAACGAGAATGATTACTTGAATCCAATCATATCTAATCAAATTTAAATCGTTTTTAATTTCTGAtttaatggagtataattttaattttggtatGTAACATTTCAAAATATCATCTAAGAtccattaattttaatataatttagtTTGAGCTACTTTTTCAttgtttcaaattatttttagaCGAAAAAAACTCTCAAGCCCatgaataatatattattagaatattacaatatatttgtattatattgatatataaatatatgattaTTTACTtgaaaatattgtaaatacataTGAATATTTGTTTCAAATGTTCAAACTAAATACATATGCTATGATTCttattccatatatattttccaTAATAATGTCATCCCTATCCAAGATCTTGAGAAAAAACTAGATTTTAAATTTCGTATCATTATTGTACAGAGTTGGTTATGAAATTAACCTTAATTAAAACAGTACAAATGAATGAGATTaaccaaaatacaaatttaattaaaattaattataatgtaaaatttctatttaaatcttATTATTATGGTAATGCCTTAATGTCAAAAAATCAAAGTTCTATTTAAAATGCTGATGCAATATTGTCAAAAAATCATTTTCCTATTTAAAATGCTGATGCAATATGTTAATACTACGATCTCACCAAAATTAGGTGTTGGTTTTGGAAATTATAAATGGATAGAATAAATGAATCAAAATACTATGTAATTAAAtcaactactactattattataatGAAATTGTCCCGAATCAAAATTAGGCTATCGGCTTCATTTGTAATGTTGACTGTTGTCCTCGTCAGCCTATCTGGTATGGAATGTATCGATGTCTATTTTTGTGGAGAATAAACCAAGCAATTTAGTGGAATTTTATGCGACAAATATGGCCATAATTTTATTGGATTTTCTTGTTTGTTGTATCCcctaattaaaatatgtgtgGCCGAGTAAAAGCTACTAAGATTCCAACACTTTTTGCACCTATATATTCACCCTCGTCCCCTCCCACAATTATTTCCCACCACCTCTGTCTATCCTCTGTTTTCATCCTCTAAAAATAGGCAAATCTCCCCTGCGTCTCCCCTGTTCCCATTCTCTTCTCGTCTCCTTCTCTCAAAACTCTCCTTTTAACGACCGATAAATGTCGTCTATCTCGAGAACATCCCAAATCTCAAAATTTTCATGGGCTCACCCGGACAACCAGAGTACTGGTTGTCCGGACAGCAACATGAGCAGCACAAAGGCCATCGGGTGCTGGGATTTCTTGCAGAATGCCAAAAACACTACTACACATGGATTCAAACAGACAGCCTCAAATCCATCAATATTCTTACTAAGCAATAAAGGCTTGGACATGTGCACAGAGATATTAGGGAGTGAAAGTGGAAGCTACATTGATCCAAGTTTCGACATATGCTCGGACAACACACAAGAGCGACAATATTCGAGCAACATCAAGCCTCGGGAAATTGGCAAGAAAACCAAACAGAGTAGCAGTTTCCCACCACCGCTCACCTCCATCACCAGTGTTAAAGTGGAGGCTCAGCGTGGAGGCGGCCGGCTAGTGATCACTGTCCTCGCCTCCTCATCCGCCTGCAGCGTGGAGCGCGAAAATGGAAGGCTGAGGGTGTTTCTGCACAAGGATTATTACTACATCCGTAGTGACCAACGAAGCATAAAACAAAGTGGAAGGAAAATTAGGCGCAATTATAAATGTGGAGATGAGAGTGGCAACAAAAGCCTAACTAGTTTGCCACTTTGTGTCGCCTTTACATAAAAATCTATTGTTAGATCTTATTTCAGGTGTTCCCTTGTTACAAGTGTAAAATATTGGAAGTACTTAATAGATAATATTATTAAAGCATCTGTAATGGGAGaggtaaatggagaggtaaagtcAT is a window of Salvia splendens isolate huo1 chromosome 3, SspV2, whole genome shotgun sequence DNA encoding:
- the LOC121794014 gene encoding uncharacterized protein LOC121794014; translated protein: MGRKKMTVSFQLRDDAAKQDKASNASSETKTGVEKLLPQAKEAMNVEKNSRARTVVVRRSSRIKSLTPSTNSPELEHVPEHVDLVEEEKEQEPEVQPVGNLLVEEEQEQEVQPGSNPPDAHGGSLEEKVDYLVEAVDYLKFKVCKRDAMAVPSPDISYKSLYISSQKQIQMLIDEQHKLVKKLEFARGKIAAYEEMKVAVGGQKEFVLVSELAKATGVATASLSPKVDQKSSPSPPPEAVQKSGLPSPNVRKQSGQKRARC